One genomic window of Candidatus Trichorickettsia mobilis includes the following:
- a CDS encoding autotransporter assembly complex protein TamA, with the protein MRRIYLIIFLCIYVLYSFNILGANKSKLPSFIIAKTGNLQLDKILAAHQPELDENAKVTTSFNQIALWETEGKSFLLKLLRSLGYYSATIDIKHPEKAARPTIIFQITPAKQYTIRRISIELLEPTANIRLPPPTWLKLTTDMPAVAAQILAEQNRLYDFIENNNCLLNLEVNHQVIIDHSQHVVDLNFIIKASSTAAYISKLSFDGLQKVNSEYMHKIVSVKEYSCFRRSIVNDYRVAIQKSGLFTMVEPIVTPVVDDDAAVDITFKVKERAHRTVKAGISYSTDLGVGINAGWEHRNFFGQGEKVNSMLSLTKVEKKLNTQFEKPFFLIDNQTLKVNTLLEQQNNKAYTSQGASLAVLLERKISSHWTAGAGGKYGFNRIKEESKKDFALFSIPAHLIYDTRDNTLDPKSGIVVKGEASPFIDTISFNNKFLKTAIIGSGYLPIKTALEPVLALRVAAGSTFGITTPKIPATERFYTGGASSIRGYGYKLAGPLNQKNDPMGGRSMIETSAELRLRLNKDFGIVAFVDGGNVFDLAYPKFGGKLYVGTGLGLRYYTGFGPLRLDVAVPLNKRRKIDSAFHLYFSIGQAF; encoded by the coding sequence ATGCGTCGGATTTATTTAATAATCTTCTTATGCATCTATGTTTTATATAGTTTTAATATACTAGGAGCTAACAAAAGTAAATTACCTTCATTTATTATTGCTAAAACTGGAAATTTGCAGTTAGATAAAATACTGGCAGCTCATCAACCAGAGCTCGATGAAAATGCTAAAGTTACTACAAGTTTTAATCAGATAGCTTTATGGGAAACTGAAGGTAAGTCATTTTTACTCAAACTATTACGGTCTTTAGGCTATTATTCAGCAACGATTGATATTAAGCATCCTGAGAAGGCTGCTAGACCTACCATTATTTTTCAAATTACTCCAGCAAAGCAATATACTATTAGAAGAATTAGTATAGAGTTACTTGAACCAACAGCTAACATTAGACTTCCCCCACCAACATGGCTAAAACTGACTACCGACATGCCAGCAGTTGCAGCTCAAATTTTAGCAGAGCAAAATAGGCTTTATGATTTTATAGAAAATAATAATTGCTTGCTTAATCTAGAGGTAAATCACCAGGTAATTATAGATCATTCTCAGCATGTGGTAGACCTTAATTTTATCATTAAGGCCTCATCTACGGCAGCATATATTAGTAAATTAAGCTTTGATGGGCTGCAAAAGGTGAATTCAGAATATATGCATAAAATAGTCTCCGTAAAAGAGTATAGTTGTTTCAGACGATCCATAGTTAATGATTATAGGGTCGCTATCCAAAAGAGTGGATTGTTTACGATGGTGGAGCCAATTGTTACTCCTGTAGTTGACGATGATGCTGCCGTTGATATTACCTTTAAAGTAAAAGAACGGGCACATCGTACAGTTAAAGCAGGAATTAGTTATAGCACGGATTTAGGAGTTGGTATTAATGCTGGATGGGAGCATCGCAATTTCTTCGGTCAAGGAGAAAAAGTAAATAGCATGCTTAGCCTGACTAAGGTCGAAAAAAAACTTAATACTCAATTTGAAAAACCGTTTTTTTTAATTGATAATCAAACATTAAAAGTCAATACGCTCTTGGAACAACAGAATAACAAAGCCTATACCAGCCAGGGAGCTTCCTTAGCTGTATTACTCGAGAGAAAAATATCTTCACACTGGACGGCAGGAGCGGGAGGTAAATATGGTTTTAATCGAATTAAAGAAGAATCAAAAAAAGATTTCGCACTATTTTCTATTCCTGCCCACTTAATATATGATACCAGAGATAATACGCTCGACCCTAAAAGCGGTATAGTAGTAAAGGGTGAAGCTTCACCTTTTATTGATACTATTAGCTTTAATAATAAATTTTTAAAAACAGCTATTATTGGTTCCGGTTATTTACCAATAAAAACTGCGCTTGAACCAGTACTTGCTTTACGAGTGGCAGCGGGCAGTACTTTTGGTATTACTACCCCTAAGATACCGGCTACAGAAAGATTTTATACTGGTGGAGCAAGTTCAATCCGCGGATATGGCTATAAGCTGGCTGGACCTTTAAATCAAAAGAATGATCCTATGGGTGGACGTTCAATGATAGAAACATCGGCAGAACTAAGGTTACGCCTGAATAAAGATTTTGGTATTGTGGCTTTTGTTGATGGTGGTAATGTTTTTGACCTGGCTTATCCCAAATTTGGCGGTAAATTATATGTAGGTACAGGCCTCGGATTAAGATATTACACCGGATTTGGACCACTTAGACTAGATGTTGCTGTGCCTCTTAACAAACGTCGTAAAATTGATAGCGCTTTTCATTTATACTTTAGTATTGGGCAAGCATTTTAA
- a CDS encoding methyltransferase domain-containing protein yields the protein MDRLAKQPILFNRQRLRSNRNKAANIINNYPLEKYAADNIVENLQMLDRNFVNILDIGCRNGYLSLALLNKYNNATLIATDISVEMIDKVECTIKLLADEEELEFAANNFDLITFSLGLHWINNVPRFLKNIHNWLATDGIFIANFIGGKSLKNLRHYLIEAETAANHFHSQHIPPFIHFDHMAPLLQQANFQDIIVDIEEIDLEYNSAFALMKALKMAGESNIMMNMPNYSISKKMLTILKTETTFNDQINMISFIVSKTRGVINPNSK from the coding sequence ATGGATCGTTTAGCTAAACAACCAATCTTATTCAATCGACAAAGATTACGCAGCAATAGAAACAAAGCAGCAAATATCATAAATAATTATCCGCTTGAAAAGTACGCTGCTGACAATATTGTAGAAAACTTGCAAATGTTAGATCGAAATTTTGTTAATATTTTAGATATTGGTTGTCGTAATGGTTATTTATCGTTGGCTTTGCTGAACAAGTATAATAATGCCACTCTTATTGCCACCGATATCTCAGTTGAGATGATTGATAAAGTTGAATGTACAATAAAATTATTGGCAGATGAAGAAGAATTGGAGTTTGCGGCCAATAATTTTGATCTGATTACTTTTTCATTAGGTCTACATTGGATTAATAATGTTCCTCGTTTTTTAAAGAATATCCATAATTGGTTAGCCACAGACGGAATTTTTATTGCTAATTTTATCGGCGGCAAGAGCCTTAAAAATTTACGTCATTACTTAATCGAAGCAGAGACCGCTGCAAATCATTTTCACAGTCAACATATACCTCCCTTTATCCATTTTGATCACATGGCTCCTTTATTACAACAAGCTAATTTCCAGGATATTATTGTTGATATTGAAGAAATTGATCTTGAATATAATAGTGCTTTTGCACTAATGAAAGCACTAAAAATGGCTGGAGAATCTAACATCATGATGAATATGCCAAACTACTCGATCTCAAAAAAGATGTTAACAATCTTAAAAACTGAAACAACATTTAATGATCAGATTAATATGATCAGTTTTATTGTCAGCAAAACTCGAGGGGTTATAAATCCTAATTCGAAATAA
- a CDS encoding helix-turn-helix domain-containing protein encodes MPLGFHDHDFIKMMKHEPHGRNRIRLLAMYHLQLGKSFKAISAIVKLHWKTVQSWLRRFRNHGFEGLFESQRSGAPRKINTLQESALFDKINMLSESETGGYITAKELHNMLLEEYGAKCALKTVYNTMHRLGFSWITSRSMHPKSNQETQNTYKKTSQTC; translated from the coding sequence TTGCCGCTAGGTTTTCATGATCATGATTTTATAAAAATGATGAAACATGAGCCGCATGGTCGGAATCGCATACGTTTATTGGCGATGTATCACCTTCAATTAGGCAAATCTTTTAAAGCCATATCTGCAATAGTGAAGTTGCACTGGAAAACCGTGCAATCATGGCTCAGAAGATTTAGAAATCATGGTTTTGAAGGTTTATTTGAATCACAAAGAAGCGGCGCTCCTAGGAAGATTAACACTCTACAAGAATCTGCTCTTTTTGATAAAATCAATATGCTCAGTGAAAGTGAAACTGGCGGGTATATAACCGCAAAGGAGCTACATAACATGTTGCTTGAGGAATATGGCGCTAAATGCGCTTTAAAAACAGTCTACAATACTATGCATCGCCTTGGTTTTAGCTGGATTACTTCTCGTTCAATGCATCCAAAGTCAAATCAAGAGACTCAAAATACATATAAAAAAACTTCCCAGACATGTTAA
- a CDS encoding HigA family addiction module antitoxin: protein MTEHYDPITPGEYLDHEFLEPLNISQSKLARDIDVPISRINGIIKGTRAITADTALRFAEYFNTSPGMWLNLQTQYDIRVIKRKNWNEIKSRIRPLSLFSENGKSA from the coding sequence ATGACTGAACATTACGACCCAATTACCCCTGGAGAATATCTAGATCATGAGTTCTTAGAACCATTAAATATTAGCCAAAGTAAATTAGCTAGAGATATTGACGTACCTATTTCTAGAATTAATGGAATTATAAAAGGAACTAGAGCAATAACTGCAGATACAGCTCTTCGTTTTGCTGAATATTTTAATACTTCCCCTGGAATGTGGCTAAATTTACAAACCCAGTATGACATACGTGTTATAAAACGCAAGAATTGGAATGAGATAAAATCACGAATTCGTCCTCTATCATTATTTTCAGAAAATGGCAAAAGTGCCTAG
- a CDS encoding translocation/assembly module TamB domain-containing protein has product MTKNKEISFCFTKLLMRSITYGGGILLLIILGLGFWLNTNRAQQYISLLIINSINQNLGYNVELDGLEFKFPLKLLLKSIRLSDHNGLWLAAKNTQLSVSPTRLFSRKLVIDELTFEYIELIRIPEQVSVSASSTDKVVDISISNINILNAVISQRITSLNSELALAITGNLLWQGAERNLTFILDSIVATNFIDSLFEQVYSSRVVHSLPSPHFLSSLQKQGSSRIYMDSCFRRNDRGEYWNGWLSHSSLRKNPIDFTAKLHIAGNYSMKNQQLIFDNLLLNFNNTIINGSSSINFTTEMLNGQYTIYTNIFHKLVKEMDENSTMDGKLTLAGTVKAPELAAFLQTKNIKYIDTSIPDILWTTIIKYNEQKLSGELTATTTLKDMSIKTDFVLGADNLIYFNNIIGNADYVTAKGQAVWNKSNNLINGNIKMVSDDLSTLSAFLLIPLKGKAAVEIKMEAPSQLQACIITANIEQLFTSLAQASKTLIDIKVSDLWKLRLEKAKIEFREAYVQGKIFDRLILEATEHHTGWNLSMIGFNQEKHHSFNLKALISLLLKSAQEFSSSLSNITGNYGEHKITSDQPMNFAYDHGKLSWEIKKLKLDNGFITGNGQLTENKIDAILIFEKIPILWLPLTAYSPLKHAKAHGQLTLTGSLLAPQFAGNVRVTNIDLANTVAPDSMMILEAKLMEQLLHINLKITSRNIAALTGELTVPVKASLSPFLFEVVRDEKIKGALSLDTLIEPFTRTYLPVIHQLTGVLSGHLQLNGSLNHPKLDGILTFAKGSYIYDRLGLKLQNIHGIFKANNGIINIDEFKAQDNQGNKLSATARIMLDKNDKPFEATLVTNGFNLLNHPNVRGLVKTDLVIKGNNVAAQASGAIEVGSLEITIPDQFKHDIPTLNIVETIPHPLEKELINSSFLSTYPLSMKISISTKSQIFVRGWGLNAELGGKLQVKGTIDHPNIEGKLQVIRGRYQEFGKQWNLKEGSLIFEGDIPPSPYLNIKGITTTENIEISPVLSGPLLTPTLAIESSPILPQEEILSILLFGKESKNISAFQAIQLANNLKRLSGHGSAVSFDPISSARKLLGVDDIKVKTNKNELGQQETAVGVGKYLTDKVYFEIERGMQAGTGKGRIEVEITNHLFIESSSGGNDSNSIGVNWRKDY; this is encoded by the coding sequence ATGACAAAAAATAAAGAAATTAGTTTTTGCTTCACTAAGCTATTAATGCGGAGCATAACTTATGGTGGTGGCATATTATTATTAATTATTCTAGGGTTAGGATTTTGGCTCAATACTAATCGAGCTCAGCAGTATATTAGTTTATTGATCATAAATTCTATCAATCAAAACCTTGGTTATAATGTTGAGCTAGATGGTTTAGAATTTAAGTTTCCTTTAAAACTTCTTCTGAAGTCTATAAGATTATCAGATCATAATGGATTATGGTTGGCAGCAAAAAATACGCAGCTTAGTGTTTCTCCAACAAGATTATTTAGTCGCAAGCTAGTAATTGACGAACTGACGTTTGAGTATATAGAGTTGATTCGTATTCCTGAGCAGGTGAGTGTTAGTGCTAGCAGTACTGATAAAGTTGTTGATATCTCTATTAGTAATATTAATATTCTTAATGCTGTAATCAGTCAGCGCATCACTAGCTTGAACTCTGAATTAGCATTAGCTATAACAGGGAATCTATTATGGCAGGGAGCGGAAAGAAATTTAACATTTATCCTTGATTCAATTGTTGCAACAAATTTTATCGATTCATTATTTGAACAAGTTTATTCCTCTCGTGTAGTACACTCTCTGCCATCCCCACATTTTTTGTCATCCCTGCAAAAGCAGGGATCCAGTCGAATCTACATGGATTCCTGCTTTCGCAGGAATGACAGAGGAGAGTACTGGAATGGATGGTTGAGTCATTCCTCCTTGCGCAAAAACCCAATAGATTTTACTGCTAAACTACATATCGCAGGCAATTATTCAATGAAAAATCAGCAGCTTATATTTGATAATTTATTATTGAATTTTAATAATACTATAATCAACGGTAGTAGTAGTATTAACTTTACAACTGAAATGTTGAATGGACAATATACAATATATACTAATATCTTTCATAAACTCGTTAAAGAGATGGATGAAAATAGCACCATGGACGGGAAGCTAACTCTTGCCGGCACTGTAAAAGCTCCGGAGCTTGCAGCTTTTTTGCAGACAAAAAATATAAAGTATATAGATACTTCTATTCCAGATATTTTATGGACAACCATAATCAAATATAATGAGCAAAAACTATCTGGCGAGCTTACCGCAACAACTACACTGAAAGATATGTCAATAAAAACTGATTTTGTTTTAGGAGCAGATAATTTAATTTATTTTAATAATATTATAGGTAACGCTGATTATGTTACTGCTAAAGGTCAAGCTGTTTGGAACAAGTCTAATAATTTGATTAACGGTAATATAAAGATGGTAAGTGATGATTTATCGACATTATCAGCATTTTTATTAATCCCATTAAAAGGAAAGGCTGCCGTAGAAATTAAGATGGAAGCACCTTCACAGCTTCAAGCTTGCATTATTACGGCTAATATTGAGCAATTATTTACCTCGTTAGCGCAAGCCTCAAAAACTTTGATTGACATTAAAGTGAGTGATCTCTGGAAATTAAGGCTAGAAAAGGCAAAAATAGAGTTTCGTGAGGCTTATGTTCAAGGAAAGATTTTTGATCGCTTAATATTAGAAGCAACTGAACATCATACAGGGTGGAACCTTAGTATGATAGGCTTTAATCAAGAAAAACATCATTCTTTCAATCTTAAAGCTTTAATATCTTTATTATTAAAATCAGCACAAGAGTTTTCTAGCTCGCTCTCCAACATCACTGGCAATTATGGTGAGCACAAAATAACCAGTGATCAACCGATGAATTTTGCCTATGATCATGGTAAATTATCATGGGAGATCAAAAAATTAAAACTGGATAATGGTTTTATTACCGGCAATGGTCAGTTAACTGAGAATAAAATCGATGCAATATTAATATTTGAAAAAATCCCAATTTTGTGGTTGCCATTAACAGCCTATTCTCCGCTAAAGCATGCTAAAGCTCATGGTCAACTTACATTAACTGGTAGTCTTTTAGCACCTCAGTTTGCAGGTAATGTGAGAGTTACTAACATTGATCTTGCAAATACTGTAGCTCCTGACTCAATGATGATACTGGAGGCTAAGCTTATGGAACAATTGCTGCACATAAATCTAAAAATAACATCAAGAAATATTGCAGCACTAACTGGAGAATTGACAGTACCAGTTAAAGCCTCATTATCTCCTTTTTTATTTGAAGTGGTGAGAGACGAAAAGATAAAAGGTGCCTTATCGCTTGATACTTTAATTGAGCCCTTTACCAGAACATATTTGCCGGTCATTCATCAACTTACTGGCGTGTTATCTGGACATCTACAATTAAATGGTAGTCTCAATCATCCTAAACTTGATGGAATTCTTACTTTTGCTAAGGGCAGTTATATTTATGATAGATTAGGGTTAAAGTTACAAAATATCCATGGTATTTTTAAAGCTAATAATGGAATTATCAATATAGATGAATTTAAAGCACAAGATAATCAAGGAAATAAACTATCTGCTACCGCCAGGATAATGTTGGATAAGAACGATAAACCTTTTGAAGCCACTTTAGTCACTAATGGCTTTAATTTATTAAATCATCCAAACGTTCGTGGGTTGGTAAAAACTGATTTAGTAATAAAAGGTAATAATGTTGCAGCACAAGCAAGCGGTGCGATAGAAGTCGGATCTTTAGAAATCACTATTCCCGATCAATTTAAACACGATATTCCTACACTAAATATAGTAGAAACAATTCCACATCCACTAGAAAAAGAATTAATTAACTCAAGTTTTTTATCTACCTATCCATTGTCTATGAAAATATCAATATCTACTAAATCTCAGATTTTTGTTAGAGGTTGGGGGCTTAATGCAGAACTTGGAGGTAAGCTACAAGTTAAGGGCACTATCGATCACCCAAACATTGAAGGCAAGCTACAAGTTATTAGAGGGAGGTATCAGGAATTTGGCAAACAATGGAATCTAAAAGAAGGGTCTCTCATTTTTGAAGGAGATATTCCGCCGTCACCATATTTAAATATTAAAGGTATCACTACTACAGAAAATATCGAAATTAGCCCAGTATTGTCTGGGCCATTACTTACCCCAACTCTTGCCATTGAATCTTCTCCGATATTGCCCCAGGAGGAAATATTATCAATACTTTTATTTGGCAAAGAATCGAAGAATATTAGCGCATTTCAAGCAATACAATTAGCTAATAATTTAAAGCGCTTATCAGGACATGGGAGTGCAGTGAGTTTTGATCCTATATCTTCCGCTAGAAAATTGCTTGGTGTGGATGACATCAAAGTAAAAACTAATAAAAATGAGCTGGGACAACAGGAAACAGCTGTTGGAGTCGGCAAATATTTAACTGACAAAGTATATTTTGAAATTGAACGAGGGATGCAGGCTGGTACTGGAAAGGGGAGAATTGAAGTAGAAATAACAAATCATTTGTTTATTGAAAGTTCAAGTGGTGGCAATGATTCAAACTCGATAGGAGTCAATTGGCGCAAGGATTATTGA
- a CDS encoding dioxygenase, which translates to MYITDSLAINDKIYPNKLNSCTITESAINDYEPEKFGATNNLLRSTGRQPIFCGTKIIIKGRILDENCVPISDAKIYLWQVGCDGKYPYQPLRNRIDQNLLNLDNGSSFTGSGTATSNNQGEFVFITIYPPALKAEKAHLNFRIQHHSLGVLQTKFYLSNEHIIEEIDNNDPLLEDSTRIYDFEVVMPGETTKRY; encoded by the coding sequence ATGTATATTACAGATAGTTTAGCTATAAATGATAAAATATATCCTAATAAGCTGAATAGTTGTACTATAACTGAATCTGCAATCAATGATTATGAACCAGAAAAATTTGGTGCTACAAATAATTTGCTTAGAAGCACAGGCAGACAGCCAATTTTTTGTGGCACAAAGATTATTATTAAAGGTAGAATATTAGATGAAAATTGTGTACCAATATCTGATGCAAAAATATATCTATGGCAAGTTGGTTGTGATGGTAAATACCCTTATCAACCGCTACGTAATAGGATTGACCAAAATTTGTTAAACTTGGATAACGGCTCCAGCTTTACTGGATCAGGCACGGCTACCAGCAATAATCAAGGAGAATTTGTTTTTATCACAATCTATCCCCCTGCTTTAAAAGCTGAAAAAGCACATTTAAATTTTAGGATACAACATCATAGTTTAGGAGTGTTACAAACCAAATTTTACTTATCCAATGAACATATTATAGAAGAAATAGACAATAACGACCCACTACTCGAAGACAGCACCAGAATCTATGACTTTGAGGTAGTAATGCCAGGAGAAACAACAAAAAGATATTAG
- the typA gene encoding translational GTPase TypA, whose amino-acid sequence MYDIRNIAIIAHVDHGKTTLINSMLKQSGTFRDNQEVADCAMDSNALERERGITILAKCTSIIWNDHHINIVDTPGHADFGGEVERILSMVDGVVLLVDASEGPMPQTKFVLSKALKLGLRPIVLINKIDRADRRIDEVVDEVFELFMALDATDTQLDFPIIYASGRAGFAMRNLEDNGKDIIPLFELILTHVPAPTGNVDAPFSMLITTREYNAYLGRILTGRIHSGSVKVNQTIKVLNRENNLLENGRISKILTFAGLERVAIETASCGDIIAIAGIGNATVGDTVCAPEISVALPSLPIDPPTLEMMFSINDSPLAGLEGSKLTSRVLGERLAREIEGNVAIRVTESPSKDSFSVAGRGELQLGILIETMRREGFELSISRPRVLFKTDEQDKRLEPIEEIQIDVDDEFVGVVVKSLSMRKAEMTDMRPSGSGKTRIIFLGPSRGLIGYHGQFLTETRGTGIMNRSFHNYAPYRGAIEGRRNGVLISNEDGVASAYALWNLEDRGKMFITPSVQVYLGMIIGEHSRDNDLEVNPIKAKQLSNVRAAGKDEAMRLTPPVLMTLEQAISYIEDDERVEVTPKSIRLRKAILNPSERKRASKRSDIKNLYSGSC is encoded by the coding sequence ATGTACGATATTCGTAATATTGCCATCATTGCCCACGTTGATCACGGCAAGACTACTCTGATCAACAGCATGCTAAAGCAAAGTGGTACTTTTAGAGACAATCAAGAAGTAGCAGACTGTGCTATGGATTCTAACGCTCTGGAACGCGAACGCGGCATCACTATTTTAGCAAAATGCACTTCAATTATATGGAATGATCATCATATAAATATTGTAGATACCCCAGGACACGCTGATTTTGGTGGTGAGGTTGAGCGTATTTTAAGCATGGTTGATGGCGTAGTCTTATTAGTTGATGCTTCTGAGGGGCCAATGCCACAAACAAAATTTGTGTTGTCCAAGGCTCTGAAACTTGGGTTGCGTCCTATTGTGCTTATTAATAAAATTGATCGTGCAGATCGCCGAATTGATGAAGTGGTAGATGAAGTATTTGAACTATTTATGGCGCTTGATGCTACTGATACTCAACTTGATTTCCCGATTATTTATGCTTCAGGTCGTGCAGGTTTTGCCATGCGTAATTTAGAAGATAATGGTAAAGATATCATTCCTCTTTTCGAATTAATTCTAACACATGTGCCAGCTCCTACCGGCAATGTTGATGCTCCTTTTTCTATGCTTATTACTACTCGCGAATATAATGCTTATTTGGGTCGTATTCTTACTGGACGTATACATAGTGGTTCAGTGAAAGTAAACCAGACTATTAAAGTATTAAACCGTGAAAATAATTTGTTGGAGAATGGTCGCATCAGCAAAATATTGACTTTCGCAGGTTTAGAGAGAGTAGCGATAGAGACGGCTAGCTGCGGAGATATTATTGCGATTGCTGGAATTGGCAATGCTACTGTTGGTGATACCGTTTGTGCTCCAGAAATCAGCGTGGCACTACCATCGCTACCCATAGACCCACCGACATTAGAGATGATGTTCTCTATCAATGACTCACCACTTGCTGGACTTGAGGGCTCAAAACTAACGTCACGAGTCTTGGGTGAAAGGCTTGCGCGTGAAATAGAGGGCAATGTTGCTATTCGAGTTACCGAAAGTCCTAGCAAGGATTCATTCTCCGTCGCCGGACGTGGTGAATTGCAATTAGGTATCCTTATTGAAACTATGCGTCGTGAAGGATTTGAATTATCGATCAGTCGTCCACGAGTATTGTTTAAAACTGATGAGCAGGATAAGCGTTTGGAGCCAATTGAAGAAATTCAAATTGATGTTGATGATGAATTTGTTGGGGTTGTCGTTAAATCACTTAGTATGCGCAAAGCTGAAATGACTGACATGCGACCTTCCGGTAGTGGTAAGACACGCATAATATTCTTAGGTCCATCTCGTGGTTTGATTGGCTATCATGGTCAATTTCTTACTGAGACTCGTGGTACCGGAATCATGAATCGTAGTTTCCATAATTACGCTCCTTACCGTGGTGCTATAGAAGGACGCCGTAACGGAGTATTAATTTCTAATGAAGATGGAGTAGCTTCCGCCTATGCATTATGGAATTTGGAAGATCGTGGCAAAATGTTTATTACTCCTTCTGTACAAGTCTATTTGGGGATGATTATCGGTGAGCATAGTCGTGATAATGATCTTGAGGTAAATCCGATTAAAGCCAAGCAATTATCCAATGTTCGCGCTGCTGGCAAAGATGAGGCTATGCGTCTTACACCACCGGTGCTAATGACCCTTGAACAGGCTATCAGTTATATAGAAGACGATGAACGAGTTGAGGTTACGCCAAAATCCATTCGCTTGCGTAAGGCAATATTAAACCCTAGCGAACGTAAAAGAGCAAGCAAACGTAGCGATATTAAAAATTTATATTCGGGCAGTTGTTAG
- a CDS encoding type II toxin-antitoxin system RelE/ParE family toxin — translation MIKSFKCKHTEALFLDAKVKAFVSIAKVARMRILSLDIATSITDLRSPPGNQLEFLKGDRKGQYSIRINKQWRICFSWRDDGSAHDVEIVDYH, via the coding sequence ATGATTAAGTCATTTAAATGTAAACATACAGAAGCCTTGTTTTTAGATGCTAAAGTAAAAGCCTTTGTCTCTATTGCTAAAGTTGCTAGAATGAGGATACTTAGCCTTGATATCGCAACTTCTATAACTGATTTAAGATCACCACCAGGTAACCAGTTGGAATTTTTAAAAGGAGACCGCAAAGGCCAATATAGTATACGTATAAATAAGCAATGGCGGATTTGCTTTAGTTGGAGAGATGATGGTTCAGCTCACGACGTTGAAATAGTAGATTATCATTAG